One window of Brachionichthys hirsutus isolate HB-005 chromosome 21, CSIRO-AGI_Bhir_v1, whole genome shotgun sequence genomic DNA carries:
- the med1 gene encoding LOW QUALITY PROTEIN: mediator of RNA polymerase II transcription subunit 1 (The sequence of the model RefSeq protein was modified relative to this genomic sequence to represent the inferred CDS: inserted 2 bases in 2 codons), with product MAAGPGVSLQTGSPAREPSLSAQQGGNPARGERLKPEEATEEEKQSRMAALLERLHAKHNASRPWQETCKVVRQAMEKRGVMNAAGHQLLLTCLETLQRALKVSSLPSMTDRLESIARQNMLGSHLSPSGTECYITSDMFYVEVQLDPSGQLVDVKVAHHGENPTSCPELIRHLREKNFEEFSKHLKGLVELYKLPGDNKLKTKMYIALQSLELDLTKMMHMFRLATNANTVETILHGTVGLLSARSGGHLVSLQCYVSPYDVFEEGTGAQLTLTDGNIPRSLGVSVSVTIEGTAAVYKLPIAPLITGSHPVDNKGTPSFSTVTNSNCVDLPACFFLKMNRPMPFSLSVIQRMGGATSIPLFESPPSLSPLYQLIVQGRLQLLEEGGSAGLPPHGMHFYSVLPDQLHCYFLNGDAPVQDGRSLQGALVSRIPFRHPAQVPLLLDIIRHQAACNNLIGSCVNRSSIKEDSAGLLQFEVCPLTDSSFSVSFQHPVNESLVCVVMEVVDSRQVSCKLYKGQSDALICTDDFITKVVQRCMSIPVTMRAIRRKAETIQADTPALSLIAQTVEIMVKNNLPPSGSPAYNMAAADGANPMGLTGGSTPTGGGPSGGPNYSGPITSLFGISRPERQVQGGECPLQGGGAGQQQPGQAHADDYNKVTQNPILTSLLQITGSVGSSPSSQSAPPPHQTPXPTSSPASNTKNHPMLMNLLKDNPTQDFAALYGSSPLERQNSSGSPRTEAAGGTCPAGNAKGKKKRPRGPEKCGMLPGAPAGGGGLGLKSQQAAAMSQHHPVTHEDDFHRELLSMDVDASQNSIFDVNLTGDGLDTPHSITPAPSQCGTPPPGPSMPYSQSQQHPPGAAPPRMVRLSSSDSIGPDITEILSDLPEQTGKGGCGSHGQHAMGGGGEDLGPLGPLGTPIRDSSSSGQGSAVFDIFGTNSNENPFTDAADLIAEAAATAATPTSDSSSTNFFTDAADFNPDLLTSGRGFSQNYFDDCSPSADGDLDLVKGFGASSQQNTPSGTPQNPAPHGRSTPEPSLKDPFDMGIIYVGSSGGGKPLMGPAPDMGDAHGVGAQSPLIMGLGGVGGDFKSAEPKVKQQQGHARTKEENGGGSSTEGKQVKRSRTPSSEGKPKDKPPKRKKLDPEGKSPSHSSGGRPYTPPSGGSGSGGSMSGGGSKSPGSSGRSQTPPGGATPPIPKLTIQIVKGTITGGKTSSHSGYTSSSSASSGSGGAGGAGGSKSHHSHSSSSGKIKSKDGAAAQGNSSKPAGVGAGSGGGPPQSKGTAQGMAVGKPASSPITKHGLSGXGGGGGKMKPLGGKPSGSLMKPNISPSHSRSGSGADKLSSPLKMQQSQVPGTPPSSKAKSPMGTGGAKSSSGGSMGSQKPVGGASSSGSASSSSSSSSSSGSMTFSGGSQSQYGVGGGGGGSGGGSGGSGGGGGAGQNNANNPNAKGKSPSRNKKPSLTAVIDKLKSVGGGGVGEDGCEVGPPAGATGSGPAPGSSGPGNVPSSGPSNMAPSKHASSSQSGEYKRDKSDKEAKAKVSVSGGAGSDKKLMDPKPGGGVASAGLAKIIISKPDGGSPSIKAKVSLQKAGEGADAMRPQMSSLKASPLFSGSTPKHDRSSPSHSRSPPGFNHDSESESGGSSVAEKSHQNSPSSDDDHGVRPLPPQDYMSSGDKHKKHKKEKKKQKERERDREREREKDKKKASMSLGPSSHPIKADCWSRSPISASDSLSMLGSERPSRPSPMCMRNEDDDLMDSALTGNL from the exons ATGGCGGCGGGGCCTGGTGTTTCTCTGCAGACGGGTAGCCCTGCCAGGGAACCGTCTCTCTCCGCTCAGCAAGGAGGGAATCCGGCCCGCGGAGAGCGACTCAAACCCGAGGAGGCGACAG aggaagagaagcagagcCGCATGGCTGCCTTGCTGGAGAGGCTTCATGCCAAACACAACGCGTCCCGGCCGTGGCAGGAAACGTGCAAGGTTGTGCGTCAGGCTATG GAGAAACGTGGCGTGATGAACGCCGCTGGTCATCagctcctcctcacctgcttgGAGACCCTGCAGAGAGCGCTGAAAG TCTCGTCTTTGCCCTCCATGACTGACCGGTTGGAATCCATCGCTCGACAGAATAT GTTGGGTTCTCACCTCAGCCCGTCGGGGACCGAGTGCTACATCACGTCAGACATGTTCTACGTGGAGGTGCAGCTGGACCCCAGCGGCCAGCTGGTAGACGTGAAAGTGGCTCACCATGGAGAGAACCCTACG AGTTGCCCTGAGCTGATCCGGCACCTGCG AGAGAAGAACTTTGAAGAGTTTTCCAAACATCTGAAGGGACTTGTTGAACTGTACAAACTGCCCGGAGACAA TAAGCTGAAAACCAAGATGTATATCGCTCTGCAGTCTCTGGAGCTGGATCTCACCAAGATGATGCACATGttcag GTTAGCAACGAATGCTAACACCGTGGAGACGATTCTCCACGGCACTGTGGGCTTGCTGTCAGCCAGGAGTGGCGGCCATCTTGTTTCCCTTCAGTGCTACGTGTCGCCCTACGACGTGTTTGAGGAGGGTACGGGGGCGCAGCTCACCTTAACGGACGGCAACA TTCCTCGCTCCCTGGGTGTCAGTGTTTCCGTGACGATCGAGGGCACAGCCGCTGTCTACAAGCTGCCTATCGCTCCGCTCATCACTGGGTCCCACCCAGTTGACAACAAGGG GACTCCCTCCTTCTCCACGGTGACCAACTCCAACTGCGTGGACCTGCCGGCGTGCTTCTTCCTGAAGATGAACCGGCCCATGCCGTTCTCCCTGTCCGTCATCCAGAGGATGGGCGGAGCTACAT CGATCCCGCTGTTTGAGAGCCCCCCCAGCCTCTCGCCGCTCTACCAGCTCATTGTCCAGGGCCGGCtccagctcctggaggaggggggCTCCGCCGGCCTGCCCCCCCACGGCATGCACTTCTACTCT GTGTTGCCGGATCAGCTGCACTGCTACTTCCTGAACGGCGACGCCCCCGTGCAGGACGGCCGCTCCCTTCAGGGCGCGCTGGTGTCCAGGATCCCCTTCCGGCACCCGGCCCAGGTGCCGCTGCTGTTGGACATCATCCGGCACCAGGCAGCTTGTAACAACCTGATCGGCAGCTGCGTGAACCGGAGTTCCATCAAAGAAG ACAGTGCAGGCCTGCTGCAGTTTGAGGTCTGCCCTCTGACCGACTCCAGTTTCAGCGTCTCTTTCCAGCACCCCGTCAACGAGTCGCTGGTCTGCG tcgTCATGGAGGTCGTCGACTCCAGACAGGTGTCCTGCAAGCTGTACAAAGGACAGTCGGACGCGCTGATCTGCACCGACGACTTCATCACCAAGGTGGTCCAGAG GTGCATGTCCATCCCTGTGACCATGCGAGCCATTCGGAGGAAGGCCGAGACCATCCAGGCCGACACGCCGGCCCTCTCTCTCATCGCACAGACGGTGGAAATCATGGTGAAGAACAACCTGCCCCCCTCCGGTAGCCCCGCCTACAACATGGCGGCAGCTGATGGAGCTAACCCCATGGGGCTCACGGGGGGCAGCACACCGACCGGAGGGGGACCCTCTGGGGGACCCAATTATTCAGGTCCAATCACCTCTCTGTTTGGGATCTCCCGGCCGGAGCGGCAAGTCCAGGGAGGCGAGTGCCCGCTTCaaggtgggggggcggggcagcagcagcccggTCAGGCACATGCAGACGATTACAACAAAGTCACCCAGAATCCCATTCTGACCAGTCTGTTACAAATAACTGGGAGtgtgggttcaagtcccagctccCAGAGTGCACCGCCCCCCCACCAGACTC CCCCAACCTCCTCCCCGGCAAGCAACACCAAGAATCACCCCATGCTGATGAACCTGCTGAAGGACAACCCCACGCAGGACTTCGCTGCGCTCTACGGTTCCAGTCCCTTGGAGCGGCAGAATTCCTCTGGCTCCCCCCGGACGGAGGCCGCTGGCGGTACCTGCCCCGCAGGTAACGCCAAAGGGAAGAAGAAGCGCCCACGCGGGCCGGAGAAGTGCGGCATGCTGCCCGGGGCGCCTGCAGGGGGCGGCGGCTTAGGCCTGAAGTCCCAGCAGGCGGCGGCGATGTCTCAGCACCACCCCGTCACGCACGAGGACGACTTCCACCGGGAGCTCCTCTCGATGGACGTGGACGCGTCCCAGAACTCCATCTTTGATGTGAACCTGACGGGGGACGGCCTGGACACGCCCCACAGCATCACGCCAGCGCCAAGCCAGTGCGGAACGCCGCCCCCCGGCCCCAGCATGCCTTACTCTCAGTCTCAGCAGCACCCGCCgggcgccgcccccccccggaTGGTCCGTCTCTCCAGCTCCGACAGCATCGGTCCAGACATCACAGAGATTCTATCCGACTTGCCGGAGCAGACGGGGAAAGGCGGCTGCGGGAGCCACGGGCAGCACGCcatgggcggcggcggcgaggaccTGGGCCCCCTGGGCCCCCTGGGGACCCCCATCCGTGACTCCTCCAGCTCGGGTCAGGGGAGCGCGGTGTTTGACATCTTCGGCACCAACAGCAACGAGAACCCCTTCACCGACGCCGCCGACCTCATCGCTGAGGCGGCGGCCACCGCTGCCACGCCCACCagtgactcctcctccaccaacTTCTTCACCGATGCTGCGGATTTCAATCCCGACCTTCTGACCTCCGGCCGCGGCTTCTCCCAGAACTACTTTGATGACTGCTCCCCGAGCGCCGACGGCGACCTGGACCTGGTCAAGGGGTTCGGAGCGAGTAGCCAGCAGAACACGCCGTCAGGAACGCCCCAGAACCCCGCCCCTCACGGGCGGAGCACCCCAGAGCCCTCTCTGAAGGACCCTTTCGATATGGGAATCATTTACGTAGGGAGCTCCGGTGGGGGTAAACCACTTATGGGACCGGCTCCTGATATGGGGGACGCGCACGGCGTGGGGGCCCAGAGCCCCCTCATCATGGGCCtcgggggggtgggtggggacTTTAAAAGTGCAGAACCCAAAGTGAAACAGCAACAGGGACACGCGAGGACCaaggaggagaacggggggggCAGCTCGACGGAGGGCAAGCAGGTCAAACGCAGCCGGACGCCGTCTAGTGAGGGCAAGCCCAAAGACAAGCCCCCCAAACGCAAGAAACTGGACCCGGAAGGGAAGTCCCCCTCTCACAGCTCCGGGGGGCGACCATACACCCCCCCCAGCGGGGGCTCGGGGTCTGGAGGAAGCATGAGTGGGGGGGGCTCCAAATCTCCTGGCAGCTCCGGACGCTCCCAAACGCCTCCTGGTGGTGCCACGCCTCCAATCCCCAAATTGACTATTCAGATCGTCAAAGGGACGATAACGGGGGGGAAGACGTCGTCCCACAGCGGCTACACCTCcagtagctccgcctccagcggctccggaggagcaggaggagccggCGGCAGCAAAAGCCATCATTcccactcctcttcctcggggAAGATCAAATCCAAGGACGGCGCCGCGGCTCAGGGCAACAGCTCCAAGCCCGCCGGCGTGGGAGCGGGCAGTGGAGGCGGGCCCCCCCAGTCTAAAGGCACCGCTCAAGGAATGGCTGTGGGCAAGCCGGCTTCTTCCCCAATCACCAAGCATGGCCTGtcgg ccggggggggcgggggtaagATGAAGCCCCTGGGGGGCAAACCTTCTGGGTCCCTCATGAAGCCCAACATCTCCCCGTCTCACTCTCGCTCCGGCAGCGGCGCCGACAAACTCTCCTCCCCCCTGAAGATGCAGCAGTCCCAGGTTCCAGGAACACCCCCGTCCTCGAAGGCCAAGTCGCCCATGGGCACCGGGGGGGCCAAGTCGTCTTCCGGTGGCAGCATGGGCTCCCAGAAgccggtgggcggggcttcgtCATCTGGTTCcgcatcttcatcctcatccagctcctcttcatccggCTCCATGACCTTCTCGGGAGGCTCCCAGTCTCAATACGGggttggtggaggggggggaggctcAGGCGGAGGAAGTGGGGGCagcggtggtggtgggggggcggggcagaacAATGCAAATAATCCCAACGCTAAAGGGAAGTCCCCCAGCCGGAACAAGAAGCCGTCTCTGACAGCAGTCATAGACAAGCTGAAgagtgtgggtggggggggggtgggggaggacGGGTGTGAGGTGGGCCCCCCAGCGGGTGCAACTGGCTCAGGACCGGCCCCCGGTAGCAGTGGCCCCGGAAACGTTCCCAGCAGCGGGCCCTCAAACATGGCGCCTTCCAAGCACGCGTCCTCCTCCCAAAGTGGGGAGTATAAACGGGACAAGTCCGACAAAGAGGCCAAGGCCAAGGTGTCCGTGTCAGGGGGGGCCGGCTCGGATAAAAAGCTGATGGACCcgaagcctggggggggggtcgcttccGCCGGTTTGGCCAAAATTATCATCAGCAAGCCGGACGGTGGCTCGCCCAGCATCAAGGCCAAGGTGAGCCTCCAGAAAGCGGGGGAGGGGGCCGACGCCATGCGCCCCCAGATGTCCAGCCTCAAGGCGTCGCCCCTCTTCAGCGGCTCGACTCCCAAACACGACCGCTCCTCCCCCAGCCACAGCCGCTCCCCCCCGGGCTTCAACCACGACAGCGAGAGCGAGTCCGGGGGCAGCTCGGTGGCCGAGAAGTCCCACCAGAACAGCCCCAGCTCGGACGACGACCACGGCGTCCGGCCGCTGCCCCCCCAGGACTACATGAGCTCGGGGGACAAGCACAAGAAGcacaagaaggagaagaagaagcagaaggagcGGGAGCGAGAccgggaacgggaacgggaaaaagacaagaagaaggCGTCCATGTCCCTGGGGCCGTCCTCGCACCCCATCAAAGCGGACTGCTGGTCCAGGTCGCCCATCTCGGCGTCCGACTCTTTGTCCATGTTGGGCTCGGAGCGCCCGTCCCGGCCCAGTCCCATGTGCATGAGGAACGAGGACGACGACCTCATGGACTCGGCCCTCACTGGCAACCTTTAG
- the crygmxl2 gene encoding crystallin, gamma MX, like 2 — protein sequence MRQEIRYLHVLTKGIREGQEASASPGGGYKSTRKSPREAKQPHPRPATMGKIIFYEGRNFQGRHWECSSDCLDTFRHFHCCNSIRVSGGHWVAYEKPHYLGYQYVLGPGDYAEYRTWMGFNNCIRSCQMFSPYRGSYKMRVYSRPDLMGHMMEFMEDCPSVYDRFHVRDIYSCNIMEGFWVFYEHPNYRGRQYFLRPGEYRACGDWGCHNPLVGSFRRMRTAM from the exons atgag GCAGGAGATCCGGTACCTGCATGTGCTGACGAAGGGAATCAGAGAAGGTCAAGAGGCCTCGgcgtcaccggggggggggtataaaagCACCCGCAAGAGCCCCAGAGAGGCAAAGCAACCGCATCCACGTCCTGCAACCATGGGAAAG ATCATCTTCTACGAAGGCCGTAACTTCCAGGGTCGCCACTGGGAGTGCAGCAGCGACTGCTTGGACACCTTCCGCCACTTCCACTGCTGCAACTCCATCCGGGTCAGCGGGGGTCACTGGGTCGCCTACGAGAAGCCGCACTACCTGGGCTACCAGTACGTCCTGGGCCCCGGCGACTACGCCGAGTACCGCACCTGGATGGGCTTCAACAACTGCATCCGCTCCTGCCAGATGTTCTCACCT tacCGGGGCTCCTACAAGATGAGGGTCTACAGCAGGCCCGACCTGATGGGCCACATGATGGAGTTCATGGAGGACTGCCCCAGCGTGTACGACCGCTTCCACGTCCGGGACATCTACTCCTGCAACATCATGGAGGGCTTCTGGGTCTTCTACGAGCACCCCAACTACAGGGGGCGCCAGTACTTCCTGCGTCCCGGGGAGTACCGGGCCTGCGGCGACTGGGGCTGCCACAACCCCCTGGTGGGCTCCTTCAGGAGGATGAGGACGGCCATGTAA
- the neurod2 gene encoding neurogenic differentiation factor 2: MAPANDVPAWAWHQLVTMLSRLFSEVLPDVQRLAADWVDDTDTDTDEREAKRDAHEPCQLDEDELDGPLEGSSRAESEAAGDDDEEEEGEEEECEDEPGGDKPKKRGPKKRKMTAARVERSKVRRMKANTRERTRMHDLNSALDNLRKVVPCYSKTQKLSKIETLRLAKNYILALGEILRCGKRPDVVAYVQMLCKGLSQPTTNLVAGCLQLNTRTFLSEPGPDGARFHMPPSPFSVHPYSYRCSRLSSPHYQPGAGPINLRGQSYSSGYEAAYPPGGTSPDYSSPDYEGQHSPPCLNGGRQQEAPEADRNYYSMHYSGLARPGPGHSLNFGPSGARSGGAHSENMPPFHDAHAHAHHDRAPPYEDLNAFYHN; this comes from the exons ATGGCTCCTGCCAATGACGTGCCAGCCTGGGCCTGGCATCAGCTG GTCACCATGTTGAGCCGACTCTTCAGCGAGGTGCTACCGGACGTGCAGAGGCTGGCGGCGGACTGGGTGGACGACACCGACACCGACACCGACGAGCGCGAGGCCAAGCGCGACGCGCACGAGCCCTGCCAGCTGGACGAGGACGAGCTGGACGGGCCGCTGGAAGGCAGCAGCCGGGCGGAGTCCGAGGCGGCCGGCGACgacgacgaggaagaggagggcgaggaagaggagtgcgAGGACGAGCCCGGCGGAGACAAGCCCAAGAAGCGCGGCCCCAAGAAGCGCAAGATGACGGCGGCGCGCGTGGAGCGCTCCAAGGTGCGCCGGATGAAGGCCAACACGCGGGAGCGCACGCGCATGCACGATTTGAATTCTGCGCTGGACAATCTGCGCAAAGTGGTTCCGTGCTACTCCAAAACCCAAAAGCTGTCCAAGATCGAGACGCTGCGTCTCGCCAAGAACTACATCCTGGCGCTGGGGGAGATCCTGCGCTGCGGGAAGCGCCCGGACGTGGTGGCCTACGTGCAGATGCTGTGTAAGGGCCTGTCCCAGCCCACCACCAACCTGGTGGCCGGCTGCCTGCAGCTCAACACCAGGACCTTCCTGAGCGAGCCGGGCCCGGACGGGGCCCGGTTCCACATGCCCCCCTCCCCGTTCTCGGTGCACCCCTACTCCTACCGGTGCTCCCGCCTCTCCAGCCCCCACTACCAGCCCGGGGCCGGCCCGATCAACCTGCGGGGCCAGTCCTACAGCTCTGGCTATGAGGCCGCGTACCCCCCGGGCGGGACGTCCCCCGACTACAGCAGCCCGGACTACGAGGGCCAGCACAGCCCCCCCTGCCTGAACGGCGGGCGGCAGCAGGAGGCCCCGGAGGCGGACAGGAACTATTACTCTATGCACTACTCCGGACTGGCTCGACCCGGTCCCGGACACAGCCTCAACTTCGGCCCATCGGGAGCGCGCAGCGGAGGTGCGCATTCGGAAAACATGCCACCGTTCCAcgacgcgcacgcgcacgcgcaccaCGACAGGGCGCCCCCGTACGAGGATCTCAATGCTTTTTACCACAACTGA
- the LOC137910161 gene encoding phenylethanolamine N-methyltransferase has protein sequence MEGEAPQRGAAAMAACYQRFDPAAYLQYNYTPPRADFQRGDSIVPWKLGCLHRAFRDGDVSGDLLVDVGSGPTLYQVLSACELFNKVILTDFLEVNRKELKLWLQDDGGCKLDWTPYLQHVCALEGRRPSEWTQKAARLRQVVTDILPIDVHRPQPLAHDALPSAGADCLVSSFCLEAASPDLASFSRALGHIGGLLRPGGHLLLIGALEESYYFGGPGVRIPVVPVNEAQVCDSLKQNGFTLIRLEVYTLPQAMRVGVDDVTGVFFAKARKN, from the exons ATGGAAGGCGAGGCGCCGCAGAGGGGAGCAGCAGCGATGGCCGCCTGCTACCAGCGCTTTGATCCTGCAGCGTATCTGCAGTACAACTACACCCCCCCGCGGGCCGACTTCCAGAGGGGGGACAGCATCGTCCCGTGGAAGCTGGGCTGTCTGCACCGAGCCTTCAGGgacg GTGATGTGAGCGGCGACCTGCTGGTGGACGTGGGTTCGGGTCCGACCCTGTACCAGGTCCTCAGTGCCTGTGAGCTCTTCAACAAGGTCATCCTCACAGACTTCCTGGAGGTCAACAGGAAGGAGCTGAAGCTCTGGCTGCAGGACGATGGAGGCTGCAAGCTGGACTGGACGCCCTACCTGCAGCACGTCTGCGCGCTGGAGGGACGCCG TCCTTCAGAATGGACGCAGAAAGCTGCCAGACTGCGTCAGGTGGTCACAGACATCCTCCCCATCGATGTGCACCGCCCCCAGCCTCTGGCCCACGACGCCCTCCCTTCAGCCGGGGCCGACTGTCTCGTGTCCTCCTTCTGCCTGGAGGCCGCTAGTCCAGACctggcctccttcagcaggGCGCTGGGTCACATTGGGGGGCTCCTGCGACCCGGAGGACACCTCCTGCTGATCGGCGCCTTGGAGGAGAGTTATTATTTTGGGGGTCCTGGAGTCAGGATCCCGGTGGTCCCGGTGAACGAGGCCCAGGTGTGTGATAGTCTGAAGCAGAACGGCTTCACCCTGATCAGGCTTGAGGTCTACACCCTGCCCCAGGCTATGAGGGTGGGGGTGGATGACGTCACGGGGGTGTTTTTTGCAAAGGCTAGAAAGAATTAA
- the LOC137910356 gene encoding protein phosphatase 1 regulatory subunit 1B-like has product MDPPLPTETELTEREADKDERRKIQFSVPPSVPIHLDPRQVEMIRRRRPTPATLFRLTDPPSPDADAGPHQWLLGESGALRAKVAHAPTYLPPPLKAVQRMAQAHLSSLVSSMSSVDKEDSSSEEGLEQESQETAPATEFPEPDAELLRDPPDRSAGGGDLSRLHGDGEEARQGAEGKVE; this is encoded by the exons ATGGACCCGCCGTTGCCCACGGAGACGGAGCTGACGGAGAGAGAGGCGGACaaggatgagaggaggaagatcCAGTTCTCCGTGCCCCCTTCGGTGCCAATCCACCTGGACCCGCGACAGGTGGAGATG ATTCGCCGCCGGAGGCCGACGCCTGCGACGCTCTTCAGACTGACCGACCCGCCGTCGCCGGACGCCGACGCCGGTCCTCACCAG tggcTTCTGGGGGAAAGTGGAGCCTTGAGAGCCAAAGTGGCTCACGCCCCCACCTACCTGCCGCCGCCTCTCAAAG CGGTCCAGAGGATGGCCCAGGCCCACCTGTCCTCCTTGGTGTCCTCCATGTCGTCTGTGGACAAGGAGGACTCCTCCTCAGAGGAGGGGCTTGAGCAGGAGAGCCAAGAGACGGCCCCCGCCACAG AATTCCCGGAACCAGATGCCGAACTGCTCCGAGATCCGCCAGACCGTTCCGCGGGAGGCGGAGATCTCAgtcgtctccatggagacggagaggaggcCAGACAAGGAGCGGAAGGGAAAGTAGAATAA
- the crygmx gene encoding crystallin, gamma MX has translation VLVQIIFYEDRNFQGRHFECSSDCPEMQKHFSRCNSIRVEGGCWVAYEKPHYAGYQYMLPKGEYPDYQRWAGFNDCIRSCRMVPPYTGSYRMKIFERSDFGGQNLELMDDCPDLHERFHTRDISSANVMEGYWLLHEHPNYRGRQYFLRPGEYRRHSDWGSSSPTFGSLRRVTELN, from the exons GTCCTCGTCCAGATCATCTTCTACGAGGACAGGAACTTCCAGGGGCGTCACTTTGAGTGCAGCAGCGACTGCCCCGAGATGCAGAAGCACTTCAGCCGCTGCAACTCCATCCGGGTGGAGGGGGGCTGCTGGGTGGCCTACGAGAAGCCCCACTACGCCGGCTACCAGTACATGCTGCCCAAGGGCGAGTACCCGGACTACCAGCGCTGGGCGGGCTTCAACGACTGCATCCGCTCCTGCCGGATGGTCCCCCCC TACACCGGGAGCTACAGGATGAAGATCTTTGAGCGCTCCGACTTCGGGGGACAGAACCTGGAGCTGATGGACGACTGCCCAGACCTGCACGAGCGCTTCCACACCCGCGACATCTCCTCCGCCAACGTCATGGAGGGGTACTGGCTCCTGCACGAGCACCCCAACTACAGGGGGCGCCAGTACTTCCTGCGTCCCGGGGAGTACCGGAGACACAGCGACTGGGGGAGCAGCAGCCCCACCTTCGGCTCGCTGAGACGGGTCACCGAGCTCAACTGA
- the LOC137910311 gene encoding phenylethanolamine N-methyltransferase-like: MMEDKGTPSAAGAEASDYNEFDPAEYLQCFYSAEVTCLEEEDSFMCWILSRLHRAFSEGDVRGDLLVDVGSGPTLHQVLSGCELFNKVILTDFLEVNRKELKLWLHGGSKMDWTSYLKRVCELEGRSPSEWTQKAARLRQVVTDILPIDVHRPQPLAHDALPSAGADCLVSSFCLEAASPDLASFSRALGHIGGLLRPGGHLLLIGALEHSYYIGGAGVRIPVFAVNEAQVCDSLKQNGFTLIRLEVFQVSAETIPDKLSAVVDAKGICFVKARRN, encoded by the exons ATGATGGAAGACAAGGGGACACCGAGTGCAGCGGGGGCCGAGGCTTCCGACTACAATGAGTTCGATCCTGCAGAATATCTTCAGTGTTTCTACTCGGCAGAAGTGACTTgtctggaggaagaggacagctTTATGTGCTGGATACTGAGCCGCCTGCATAGAGCCTTCAGTGAAG gtGATGTGAGAGGCGACCTGCTGGTGGACGTGGGTTCGGGTCCGACCCTGCACCAGGTCCTCAGTGGCTGTGAGCTCTTCAACAAGGTCATCCTCACAGACTTCCTGGAGGTCAACAGGAAGGAGCTGAAGCTCTGGCTGCATGGAGGCAGTAAAATGGACTGGACGTCCTACCTGAAGAGGGTCTGCGAGCTGGAGGGACGAAG TCCTTCAGAATGGACGCAGAAAGCTGCCAGACTGCGTCAGGTGGTCACAGACATCCTCCCCATCGATGTGCACCGCCCCCAGCCTCTGGCCCACGACGCCCTCCCTTCAGCCGGGGCCGACTGTCTCGTGTCCTCCTTCTGCCTGGAGGCCGCTAGTCCAGACctggcctccttcagcaggGCGCTGGGTCACATTGGGGGGCTCCTGCGACCCGGAGGACACCTCCTGCTGATCGGCGCCTTGGAGCATAGTTATTATATTGGGGGTGCTGGAGTCAGGATCCCTGTGTTCGCAGTGAACGAGGCCCAGGTGTGTGATAGTTTGAAGCAGAACGGCTTCACCCTGATCAGGCTTGAGGTTTTCCAGGTCTCTGCGGAGACCATCCCGGACAAACTTTCTGCGGTCGTTGACGCGAAGGGGATTTGTTTTGTAAAGGCAAGAAGGAACTAA